The following are encoded in a window of Rosa chinensis cultivar Old Blush chromosome 4, RchiOBHm-V2, whole genome shotgun sequence genomic DNA:
- the LOC121052602 gene encoding uncharacterized protein LOC121052602 has protein sequence MMSTSGFSCPWSFLDGSAVVPPKSYAAVTATPAIPIANLPLPVIHEGRTTITISEEGYQSRLEKCKHMLLGRLHSSANVKPYSPSELHRKLGLVWGEIGHWRLIPMGKGYYSFSFSSDAARFLVLEKGAIALKPRIFRFMRWTPNFSPAHQKNTNAQVWVNFWDLGLEFWEPITLFEIANGIGVPVKVD, from the coding sequence ATGATGTCCACATCTGGTTTTAGTTGTCCGTGGTCTTTCTTGGATGGAAGTGCAGTTGTGCCGCCAAAGTCTTATGCGGCTGTGACGGCGACGCCAGCGATTCCAATCGCTAACCTTCCCTTGCCTGTAATCCACGAAGGGAGAACGACGATTACTATCTCAGAGGAGGGGTATCAATCTAGGTTGGAGAAGTGCAAACATATGCTGCTAGGGCGTCTCCATTCGTCTGCCAATGTTAAACCCTACTCTCCTTCTGAATTGCACCGTAAGCTAGGATTGGTTTGGGGAGAGATCGGTCACTGGAGACTTATACCTATGGGGAAGGGCTACTACTCATTCAGCTTTTCCTCAGATGCAGCACGCTTTCTTGTTTTGGAGAAGGGTGCGATCGCGCTTAAGCCTAGAATATTTAGGTTTATGCGTTGGACCCCTAATTTCTCCCCTGCGCATCAGAAGAACACGAATGCTCAAGTTTGGGTGAATTTTTGGGACCTTGGTCTTGAATTTTGGGAGCCAATCACTTTGTTTGAAATAGCAAATGGAATTGGAGTTCCAGTGAAGGTTGATTAG